In the Candidatus Binataceae bacterium genome, CCGCCCGACTACTTGCTCGGTGCTTTACTGAGCGTCGCGCAAGAGACGCGCCGGCTCTCGACAACGGAGCGGGAACGGGTGTCGCGTCTGGGCCGCACGAAGCTCGATCAGCGGGCGACCGGCAAGCGAGCGTGGAAGTCGTGGCAGCGGGCGCAAGGTCTCCATGCCCTGACGCTGAGCGGGGCGCAGGTACGCGACATCATCGAAGCGCTCGGCCGCAAGGCCCCCGACGATCCGACACGG is a window encoding:
- a CDS encoding conjugal transfer protein TraD, with amino-acid sequence MANTNGNGNGHSHEQGLRVHHLANLGGLIALAGLDLEPPDYLLGALLSVAQETRRLSTTERERVSRLGRTKLDQRATGKRAWKSWQRAQGLHALTLSGAQVRDIIEALGRKAPDDPTRLVVALSEALTEARA